The following are encoded together in the Bos mutus isolate GX-2022 chromosome 3, NWIPB_WYAK_1.1, whole genome shotgun sequence genome:
- the LOC102281207 gene encoding small proline-rich protein 2E-like, with product MSQQQQQCKQPCQPPPVVCPPKCPEPCPPPKCPEPCPPPKCPEPCPPPQCQQKCPPVPPPQQCQEKCPPKCK from the coding sequence AtgtctcagcagcagcagcagtgcaagcaGCCCTGCCAGCCACCTCCAGTAGTGTGCCCACCGAAATGCCCTGAGCCTTGCCCACCTCCAAAGTGCCCTGAGCCATGCCCACCTCCAAAGTGCCCTGAGCCATGCCCACCTCCTCAGTGCCAGCAGAAATGCCCTCCTGTGCCACCTCCCCAACAATGCCAAGAGAAGTGCCCACCCAAGTGCAAGTAA